Proteins from a genomic interval of Lolium perenne isolate Kyuss_39 chromosome 1, Kyuss_2.0, whole genome shotgun sequence:
- the LOC127330687 gene encoding uncharacterized protein, producing the protein MASTCATRARARRRELSPTGCLQLDGEDVTSPHTRFFLEPSKEHHGQRLLHVRCCYDNKYLAAVQGPHSGGGAWIIGATDEAEEDLSKATCTLFKTTASDRRPGYVRFVHAHLGMYACMSKLADPPSLSLQEGDGLDAAGGDGGDIIIYDLSRSLVLPRYLAFKGDNGMYLRPRIIGRQKYLQFSAAGAVDQSLVNTVHGNQDGTFRVWSNHFGKFWRRSPNWIFCDSDGAAAAGDVDTLFRATRFGSSVALQNVGNNWYCKRLTTEGKNNCLNAGAPTITADARLRLEEAIVSREIYDVVFDLSGPRVYGKTTVVGMATASALNDDTASSSTAELKLETTYPNPTLRNNDAHDALPASE; encoded by the exons ATGGCAAGTACCTGCGCTACTCGCGCCAGGGCAAGGAGGAGGGAGCTGTCACCGACGGGTTGTCTCCAGCTAGACGGCGAGGACGTCACTAGCCCTCACACAAGGTTCTTCCTGGAGCCTTCCAAGGAGCACCACGGCCAGCGGCTCCTGCACGTCAGATGCTGCTACGACAACAAGTACTTGGCGGCGGTGCAGGGACCCCATAGCGGCGGCGGCGCCTGGATCATCGGAGccaccgacgaggcggaggaggacctGTCCAAAGCGACGTGCACGCTATTCAAGACGACAGCCAGCGACCGGCGTCCCGGCTACGTCAGGTTTGTCCACGCTCATCTGGGGATGTACGCGTGCATGTCCAAGCTAGCAGACCCTCCGTCTCTCTCCTTGCAGGAAGGAGACGGACTAGACGCGGCCGGTGGCGATGGCGGCGATATCATCATCTATGATCTATCTCGGAGCCTGGTCTTACCTAGATACCTTGCTTTCAAGGGCGACAACGGCATGTACCTCCGCCCGCGGATCATCGGGCGCCAAAAGTACCTACAGTTCTCAGCAGCAGGTGCCGTCGACCAATCTTTGGTCAACACCGTCCACGGCAACCAGGACGGGACGTTCCGTGTATGGTCGAACCACTTCGGCAAGTTCTGGCGGCGCAGCCCCAACTGGATCTTCTGCGACTCggacggcgccgccgccgccggggacGTCGACACGCTCTTCAGGGCAACCAGATTCGGCAGCTCAGTCGCGCTTCAGAACGTCGGCAACAACTGGTACTGCAAGAGGTTGACCACGGAAGGCAAGAACAACTGCCTAAACGCGGGCGCTCCGACTATCACGGCAGACGCAAGGCTACGGCTGGAAGAAGCCATTGTCTCTCGCGAGATTTACGATGTCGTCTTCGACCTCTCAGGACCCAGAGTCTACGGGAAGACCACTGTCGTCGGCATGGCGACCGCCTCTGCTCTCAACGACGACACCGCCTCCAGCAGCACGGCTGAGCTCAAGCTGGA GACAACGTATCCTAATCCTACTCTACGGAACAACGACGCACACGACGCCTTGCCAGCGTCGGAGTGA